From the Deinococcus radiophilus genome, one window contains:
- the pstS gene encoding phosphate ABC transporter substrate-binding protein PstS: MKLTAKHLFLLPLTAMLFACSEPATTTTTTQETGEAATATTTTTTETATEAAAETVTEAATDAGEAVTDAAANAGAAAGLSAPAAPHADGNLTGAGASFPFPLYSKMFDEYGKEVGVSVNYQSVGSGTGQKQIIEQTVDFGASDNAMDDEKLASAPGEIAHIPMALGAVTATYNVPGLDPATTLKMTGPVLADIFLGKITTWNDPAILELNEGVELPGLPITVARRSDSSGTTAVFTDFLSKVSPEFSDSVGMGNSVNWTVGSAAKGNDGVAGLVQNTPGALGYIEEAYAQQNNMPMMAIQNAAGEFMQPSLEGVTAAAAASELPEDMRGSVTNAEGEGVYPMASYTYLLVYPEQNYAGRDKAQGERLQHLLQWMLTSGQGYHEGLHYAKLPDAVRERALEIVNGMTFNGQPMNPMQ, translated from the coding sequence ATGAAATTGACTGCCAAGCACCTGTTCTTGCTGCCGCTGACGGCCATGCTGTTCGCCTGCTCCGAGCCGGCCACCACCACGACCACCACCCAAGAGACGGGCGAGGCGGCCACTGCGACCACCACCACGACCACCGAGACGGCCACCGAAGCCGCTGCTGAGACGGTCACCGAAGCGGCCACCGATGCAGGCGAGGCTGTAACTGACGCTGCGGCCAATGCTGGCGCTGCGGCTGGCCTGAGTGCGCCTGCTGCGCCCCACGCCGATGGCAACCTGACCGGCGCAGGTGCTTCTTTCCCCTTTCCCCTGTACTCCAAGATGTTTGACGAGTATGGCAAAGAAGTCGGCGTGAGCGTGAACTACCAGTCGGTGGGTTCAGGCACCGGCCAGAAGCAGATCATCGAACAGACGGTGGACTTCGGCGCCAGCGACAATGCCATGGACGACGAGAAGCTGGCCAGTGCGCCCGGCGAAATTGCCCACATCCCCATGGCCCTGGGTGCGGTCACCGCCACCTACAACGTTCCCGGCCTGGACCCTGCCACCACCCTCAAGATGACCGGCCCTGTCCTGGCCGACATCTTCCTGGGCAAGATCACCACTTGGAACGATCCCGCCATTCTGGAACTGAACGAAGGCGTGGAACTGCCCGGGCTGCCAATCACCGTGGCTCGCCGCTCCGACTCCTCGGGCACCACCGCCGTGTTTACCGACTTCCTGAGCAAAGTCAGCCCTGAGTTCAGCGACAGCGTGGGCATGGGCAACTCGGTCAACTGGACGGTGGGCAGCGCCGCCAAGGGCAACGACGGCGTAGCTGGCCTGGTGCAGAACACCCCCGGCGCTCTGGGCTATATCGAAGAAGCCTACGCACAGCAGAACAACATGCCCATGATGGCCATCCAGAACGCTGCGGGTGAGTTCATGCAGCCCAGCCTGGAAGGTGTGACTGCCGCCGCCGCCGCTTCTGAACTGCCTGAAGACATGCGCGGCAGCGTGACCAACGCTGAAGGCGAAGGCGTGTATCCGATGGCGTCCTACACCTACTTGCTGGTCTACCCTGAGCAGAACTACGCTGGCCGCGACAAGGCCCAGGGCGAGCGGTTGCAGCACCTGCTGCAGTGGATGCTGACCAGCGGTCAGGGCTACCACGAGGGCCTGCACTACGCCAAACTGCCCGACGCCGTGCGTGAACGTGCCCTGGAGATCGTGAATGGCATGACTTTCAACGGTCAGCCCATGAACCCCATGCAATAA
- a CDS encoding acyl-CoA carboxylase subunit beta, translating to MSQPNNLSLELKELVAQMQARRTKVEAGGGEERQQKQRSGGKMTARERIEYLLDGGSFLEMSTFVEHGRNRLMDGVDAPGEGVVTGSGTIGGRQVFMFSQDFTVLGGSLGKMNAAKVVKVMDLAAKTGCPVIGLNDSAGARIQEGVDSLSGYGEIFYRNAIYSGVVPQISAILGRCAGGAVYSPALTDFILMSKGSSYMFITGPEVIKSVTREDVTFDQLGGSSVHGRKSGVAHLALEGDAAVLDGIKQLLTYLPQNAREQATRAEVSDSPTRETPELLEMVTPDQTRPYAMHGVIETLVDRGSFMELQPDWAKNIIVGFARLNGESVGIVANNPKVMAGSLNIDASDKAARFIRTCDCYNVPILTLVDVTGFLPGVGQEHAGIIRHGAKMLYAYAEATVPKITLITRKSYGGAYLAMNSRDMGADVVYAWPTAAVAVMGAEGAANIVYRREIQNSENPEATRAEKIRDYKEAFDNPYVAAGKGYIDDVIPMETTRAQLIQTFAMLRGKEEQRPFRKHGNIPL from the coding sequence ATGTCACAGCCCAATAATCTCAGCCTGGAGCTGAAAGAACTGGTCGCTCAGATGCAGGCCCGCCGTACCAAAGTGGAGGCCGGAGGCGGCGAGGAGCGACAGCAAAAGCAGCGCAGCGGCGGCAAGATGACGGCCCGTGAGCGCATCGAGTACCTACTAGACGGGGGCAGCTTTCTGGAGATGTCCACCTTCGTCGAGCATGGCCGCAACCGCCTGATGGACGGCGTGGACGCTCCCGGCGAGGGCGTGGTGACCGGAAGCGGCACCATCGGCGGGCGGCAGGTGTTCATGTTCAGCCAGGATTTCACCGTGCTGGGCGGCTCTCTGGGCAAGATGAACGCCGCCAAGGTGGTCAAGGTGATGGACCTGGCCGCCAAGACCGGCTGCCCGGTGATCGGCCTGAACGACTCGGCCGGGGCGCGGATTCAAGAAGGCGTGGACTCCCTGAGCGGCTACGGCGAGATTTTCTACCGCAACGCCATCTATTCCGGCGTGGTGCCGCAGATCAGCGCCATTCTGGGGCGCTGCGCGGGCGGCGCGGTGTACAGCCCGGCGCTGACCGATTTCATCCTGATGAGCAAGGGGAGTTCGTACATGTTCATCACCGGCCCCGAAGTCATCAAGTCGGTCACGCGTGAGGACGTGACCTTCGATCAGCTGGGCGGCAGCAGCGTACACGGGCGCAAATCCGGCGTGGCGCATCTGGCGCTGGAAGGCGACGCCGCCGTGCTGGACGGTATCAAGCAGCTGCTGACCTATCTGCCGCAAAACGCCCGTGAACAGGCCACCCGCGCCGAGGTCAGCGATTCGCCCACCCGCGAGACCCCCGAACTGCTGGAGATGGTCACGCCTGACCAGACCCGCCCCTACGCCATGCACGGCGTGATCGAGACGCTGGTGGACCGGGGCAGCTTCATGGAACTCCAGCCCGACTGGGCCAAAAACATCATCGTGGGCTTTGCGCGGCTGAACGGCGAGAGTGTGGGCATCGTCGCCAACAACCCCAAGGTGATGGCCGGCTCGCTGAACATCGACGCGTCCGACAAGGCCGCCCGCTTTATCCGCACCTGCGACTGCTACAACGTGCCTATCCTGACCCTGGTGGATGTGACCGGCTTTCTGCCGGGCGTGGGCCAGGAGCACGCCGGCATCATCCGGCACGGGGCCAAGATGCTGTACGCCTACGCCGAGGCCACCGTGCCCAAAATCACCCTGATCACCCGCAAGAGCTACGGCGGGGCCTACCTCGCCATGAACAGCCGCGACATGGGCGCCGACGTGGTGTACGCCTGGCCTACCGCCGCTGTGGCCGTGATGGGAGCGGAGGGTGCGGCCAACATCGTGTACCGCCGCGAAATCCAGAACTCGGAGAACCCTGAGGCGACCCGCGCCGAGAAAATCCGCGACTACAAGGAAGCCTTCGACAACCCTTACGTGGCTGCCGGCAAGGGCTACATCGACGACGTGATTCCGATGGAAACCACGCGGGCGCAGCTGATTCAGACCTTTGCGATGCTGCGCGGCAAGGAAGAGCAGCGCCCCTTCCGCAAGCATGGCAACATCCCGCTCTAA
- the ttcA gene encoding tRNA 2-thiocytidine(32) synthetase TtcA, with protein MANSIHHLPPTTDEFFRPITKAAGQATGDFGMIEDGDKVMVCLSGGKDSYTLLDVLLHLQKRAPVRFEVVAVNLDQGQPGFPKDVLPRYLSELGVPYDILTEDTYSVVKEKVPEGKTTCSLCSRLRRGILYAHARRIGATKIALGHHRDDILQTLFMNMFFGARLKAMPPKLQSDDGTNVVIRPLAYVAESQIVAYAGAKGFPIIPCTLCGSQENLQRKVVGEMLAGWEREHPGRLNNILRSLTRVTPSHLLDAELYDFAGLSVQPAEGDRGFDAEEYPEREFLSGLSELKMLG; from the coding sequence ATGGCTAATTCCATCCACCATCTTCCACCCACCACCGACGAGTTCTTCCGTCCTATCACCAAGGCCGCCGGGCAGGCCACCGGCGACTTCGGGATGATTGAGGACGGCGACAAGGTCATGGTGTGCCTCTCGGGCGGCAAGGATAGTTACACCCTGCTGGACGTGCTGCTGCACCTCCAGAAGCGGGCGCCGGTCCGCTTCGAGGTAGTGGCGGTGAACCTGGACCAGGGCCAGCCGGGCTTCCCGAAGGACGTGCTGCCGCGTTACCTGTCTGAACTGGGCGTGCCGTACGACATCCTGACCGAGGACACCTACAGCGTGGTGAAGGAAAAGGTGCCCGAAGGCAAGACCACCTGTAGTCTGTGCAGCCGCCTGCGCCGGGGCATCCTGTACGCGCACGCCCGCCGCATCGGGGCCACCAAGATTGCGCTGGGCCACCACCGCGACGATATTTTGCAGACGCTGTTCATGAACATGTTTTTTGGCGCTCGCCTCAAGGCCATGCCGCCCAAGCTGCAATCGGACGACGGCACCAACGTGGTGATTCGCCCGCTGGCCTACGTGGCAGAGAGCCAGATTGTGGCCTACGCGGGGGCCAAAGGGTTTCCCATCATCCCCTGCACTCTGTGCGGCAGCCAGGAGAACTTGCAGCGCAAAGTGGTGGGGGAGATGCTGGCAGGCTGGGAGCGTGAGCATCCGGGCCGCCTGAATAACATTCTGCGTTCGCTGACCCGCGTGACCCCCAGCCACCTGCTCGACGCGGAGCTGTACGACTTCGCCGGCCTGAGCGTGCAGCCGGCCGAGGGCGACCGGGGCTTCGACGCCGAGGAGTACCCGGAGCGCGAGTTCCTGTCGGGGCTGAGTGAACTCAAGATGCTGGGCTGA